AGAACTAGATTTCTAAGTTTTTcatatgttttgttgttttgttttatttatctgGATTTCAGGACTGCGAGAGAAGAAAGATTGCAAAATTGTTCCGTCACAGATCAGAGGAGAAGCGAAACCTTATTCAAGCAGCACTACAACAATAGATGACCggagcttctttttttttttatcgttttAATATATTACTTGTTGGGGTTTGTCTCTACTGCTGTATTCACAGTGTCACTTGGAGAAATGCTCTTTCACAGTTTCGTTTTGAAAAGCTCCTTGCTCCGATGACTCTAAAACTGGTTAAGTTGGATCGAGTCTGTTGCTTGTGGCAAGAACCAGAGGAGGTATACCAAAACAGTGTGATGTGATCTGTAGAGATGTAGAAGAGTACTTGGAAAGAAGAAGAGGCTTTGATTAAGATTCTCGAGGGTCCTCGATTTTAATTCAATTCATTGCTTTGTTTTTGTCTGTGTCACTATCATCATTCTGGAGGAGGGTCCCTTTACAAAAATACATTGATTAGATTTTACCTTTTTTGAGCCAAAGCATAAACAAGATATGCtgatatttctttattttttgccAACTAGATATgctgatttttcatatttgaaaATATCCATATTATTTATCGATGGAGAGACGTATTAATTAAACTACTAATTATAGGGAAGACGATTTATTTCCCCACGAATAGTATCATATATCTACTCATATAGCACCAAATGTCTCTGGAACTATTGTTTTGTTCCATTTGCGCCCGAGTAAAAAGTTCGAATCCTATTTCCACACCAATCTTGGTTTTGTCACGATTATGTTAACCGAAAGTCGAACCACGGTTTTTGGATGCCAAAccaaacaatactaaaccaagaACTTAAATAAAACCCGACCAAACCTAAATTGGACCAGAACTAAAACCCGACCCGACCTTACACAAATTTAAGTAGATCTAATTAAACGTAAAAATCCCAATTCGAAATGAAATAAGAGCCCTAAAAGCCTCCTCTGTGTTTGAAGCTTTGAGAGAACAATGTCAGGGGATTCGAGTAACACATCTGGAGTATCGACTGGAGTGAGTTCTTCTCGTCGCAGGGGTGATCAACGGAATTCCGAAGAGCTGCTGGTGTGGTGAAGAAATTCTTCCTCTGATGTCGAAATCTGACAAAAATCCTTACCGAAGGTATTTTCGTTGTGCTTATGCTGCAAGAAAGAAGGTGAGTTCTCTCTCTTTAGATGTGTTGTTTATTGTTGTGCTGTTTGAATTAGGTTCATTAATAAGCTGTATTGTTTTCTGTCATCAACTTTTATAAGGTTTGTTGTTATTTTTAACTTGAGAATGATAACATATCTTCAAATGGATTGATGAGGCATTGATAAATGAGGTTGAAAAACTTGAATTCAAAAATGCAAGACTTGAAGAAGAGTTGAGAGAGATGAGAAGAAATGAGATCTTGTTGGGTGAGAGAGTTCAAATGAAAGTGGAGAAAGAGCTGTTTGATAAGGTGGAAGAAGTGTTGGCTGAAGCTAAAGGTAGCATGAAGAAAATGATGTTATCAACTGTCGTTGGAGGTGTGGTGTTGGTTGGTATCATGGAGCTTTGTCTCAAATCATGGTGAATGTGATAAGAAGAAAATGGTTAAGTTTAATTATGCTTGTTGTGTTTTAGTAATGTTGTTATGTAACCCACAATGAAAGACTGTTTTTACTGTTAAATGACTATGCTTTTCAATGCTAAATGACATGCTTTTCAATGTTAAATGATTTGGTTTTAAGACATTCTATTCAAAAAAGAGGCATTAGACATAAAAAGGAGGATAAATGTCATTGGTTTGAACAAAAGAAATGTTAAAATAGACACCAAAAGCCGACAGTAGTCTAGAAAAAAAGATAACAACTGCATTCCGAGACATAAAATCGAACTAAAATCCAAATGCTAAAGACCATCAGCACATGTCTTCATAGCCGTGCAAAACATGACAACCAGATGCTGCTGAAGAAGCAGGTGAAGCAACTTGTTGAGATGCAGCTGGTgaagcaacttgagaaggaatcCGAGGAGGACCTTGAGAAGCCTGCAAAAATATAAGTCACATTAGTTAACTTAAAAAGGTGATTTCAATTCTCCACAAATCCCACAAACCTGACAACAACTAACATCACTACTGTTCTAAATATCGAGAATCAAAAACAGAACAAACCTGTTGCTTTGTGTGAAACCTTGAGTTGTGGTTCGGTTCTCCACAAATCCCATAATGCATAATATGTTTCTTGTTCTTTGGGGCTTTCTTTGTCGGTGATTCATTGACTCCTTTCTTCCTTTTCTTATCTGCTTTGGTAATCTTCTTTCGACCAGGTTGAGGCGGTGCAGGAGGAATATGAACATCAGGAGCAGACGTTTTAGGCCAGAACTCAGCACCTCGCACAGGGACAAGACCATCTCTGTAGTTTCTTCGCCATGTAGATGTGAACCACTGACACACATAATTTTCAGGGGCTAATTTCTTCTGCAGCAGCACTCCATAAGCATGCTCACAAGGGATGCCACAGATTTCGAACTTCATGCATGTGCAAGTCCTCCTCTCCAAGCTAACACGGTAAGTGCATGAACTCAACTTTACTTCATACATCCCATTTGTACTTCTAGTAACCTTGCACAATGATGCATTTTTATGCTCAGCCTTAAGAAAGTCTGTAACATATGCTGTACATATACCTGAgatacaaacaaaaaatgatcAAGAAACATGGATCAAATGATATACAAGATTAGAAAATGAGTAACATACCTTTGTGGGCAAGAGAGATGACTGATATCTTTGCAATACGAGCCATTGCCAATATACGAATGCCCTATAGCATTGGCACAAAAGCAAACTCCTTAGCCTTAGAAATTGTGTTGTTGAAAGACTCTGTAGAATTATTTTCTACATCTTCACAGTAGTTACCCAGCTTGTAGAAGGCTCTACACCATGTCATAGGCTTACTCTTCTGAACATCATCATACACACCAGCATCATAGCATAAAATCCTATCTAAACGTTGTTCGAACTCAGCCTCATTGTAGCTTCATGCCAAATGCCATATCAATGACTTCATCTCCTTTCTACTAGCATGATTCTTTTTCAGATTACCATAGATATGGCGTACACACATTTTATGTTCAATATGTGGTAACTCAGTCTGAACAGCACTTATCAATCCCTCAAAAAAAAACCAGAAACATCAAAACTCATCCTTAACATACAGCCAAAAGCACATAAAGACTAACCACATACCTTTTGTCGATCTGACACCAGTATGTAACCAAGCCCCTGATTCAATCCCAAGTCATGTTTGATCTTTCTCACAAACCATAACCAGTTTTCTGTGTTTTCGACTTGAACAGCCCCCCATGCTATTGGATATATAGCATTATCTGCGTCTCTTCCTAATGCAACAAGAAGCTGTCCCTTGACTTTGAGCTTTAAGAAGCATCCATCGACTCCTATCAGTTGCCTACATGATTGTTTCCATGTCCTTCTGATGTTATCAAAGCAAATAAATATCCTGTTGAACTCTTCCTGACCAGTTGTGTTAGTCACAGTCTCAATCTCCACAATCGAATCCGGGTTTGAATGGACCAACTCAGCAGCATAATCTCTTAGCCGGGCAAACATATGATCATTCTCGAACTCAATCCACTTTAGTGCCTTGTTTCTTGCAGCCTGACACTGAGGCCTAGATACCGTAAACCCCCATTTTTCATGAACCAATTCTTCAATCTTCATGGGCATGTAGTATTCTGGTTCCTCTCTAATCTTATCAACAAAAAGCCTTGCAATTTGAGGAACTTTTAACATCTCACATTCACCATTTGGAATACATGAATGCTCCTCTCTGAAGACTCTAATTTTCCAAATGTTATCCTTAGGAAGAGTGGACGCATACACTTTCCATTCACATCCTTCACCACCAACACATATGAACCCAATCTTATCCTTATCATACCGGTACTGCTTGATATTATGGCATGTATTCAGAGCATAATCGAGCACATAGTCTTTGAAAGCCACACCATTCAAGAAACGTTGCCCTTTGTAAAGTACTCCAGCACCGTGTTTCACAGGGACCTTTGCCTTCGCCTTCCTACGAGgttcatcttcctcatcctcatcctcatcctcaCTGGAGGGACACTTTGCCTTTGTAAACCAATGGCTCGTCGACGAAGTTTTCCAATACCTGCTCGATCTCGTTTTCTTCTCTCTCATATGTTTCTTCATCAAATTCCTCACCGTTCACTTCATTAGCCATGGAaaatcttctctttctctttctaggGTTACGTTTGATAAAGAAAGggatttgggggggggggggttatcGGGTTTGGACTTTCACCCAAGATTTTGGTCGGGTTTATTAAAGTAATCGGGTCTTAGTCGGATCTAATTTCGGTTAATAATTATTAACGTAATTTGACCAGACATTGGTTTAATCTGGCTTATTATGGTTAACTAATTCACCTACAAACAGTAACTCAATGTTTAACCAGCCATATGTGGAATTAAGATTCGAACTTTATAATCGGagatatatagatttttaattctAGTTGGTATGGAAATAGGATTCGAATTTTTTACTCGGGGACAAATGGAACGAGGCAATAGTTCCGGAAATATTTGGTGCTATATGATACTACTCGTGGGGAAATAGATCGTTTTCCCTAAAGTTTTAAGTGAATCTTCTGTTACATGAAATAGAGTTATTTTATAACTGGAAagttaacaataaaataagagGAAGCTgggaaaataataaagaaagcTTACATTTCGATATCTTGTTAGGTAAAAGGCAGTCGTgtatagaaataaaaatcacataagaatggaaaaagaaaactGAAAAATGTAAATACATCTTAAGTTTTGGGAGTCCtacttaaaaacagaaaagtgCCTCATGGAACATAACTAataaaaaccagaaaaaaaaagtcgTAAGTTCAAACTAAGCAAGCTCAATATGCTGGTCCGTAACTTGAGAGCTCTTGTTCCCCGCGgtttcctctcttctccacATTCCTATAATGTCCGAAGCAATCCGGTAACAATGGCCGGCCGAGTTGTCAGAAACTTGTTTGCTATCTTGAATGTTGGGAACAATGATAGGAGCACGgtgaagaaaaaacaaaacggaagaatgaaaacaaaagaaacttgTCCGGTTGGTTTGTTGAAGAACTCAGTAGTGAAGGTCTTCTTTGCCTCTAGAGACTATAGCAGAACTCGACCTTGGGAGACTCATACCGAACGATGCTACGGCACTGGTATTTACTTGGAAACTCTATTCATCATCAAGATTATTATCTTTTTCTTATAGGTTTACTTTATGTAGGATTTGCAATCTCGGGAAAAAGAATTCTTACAAACGCTCATGTGGTGGAAGTACTGAATGAACACACATCTGTGCATGTCAAAAAGCGTGGTTCTACAATCAAATATAAAGCAAAAGTTCAAAAGATTGCACATGAATGTGATTTGGCCATCTTGGAGATCGATAGTCAAGAGTTCTGGAAGGGTATGAATCCTTTGGAGCTCGGAGGCATACCGCCTCTTAAGAAAGCTGTTTTCGTTCTTGGTTATTCTGGTGGGATTCCTTTCTTGACAAGTTTCATACTATTCAATAACATCATATTCACATTTACTAATTAGTTATTATGCTTGGGTtacaaactatatattatttgctCAAATGCAGGTAACAGAATTTGGATTACAAAAGGTCTTGTAAGTAGCTTTGAAACCAAAAAGTACCTTCATAGTGACACCGAACTACTGAGAATACAAATAGATGCaaccataaaaaatggaaacagTGGTGGCCCAGTAATCTTGGAGAATAAAGTCGTTGGTGTAGCATATGAAGGTTCGCAGATACAAAGGTACGTTAAACTAGACAATGTTACGATGTTTGATGGAGGCAACCTTTAACTTTTGATTTATTGTTACCATGACGGTTTCGATGTGCAGTTCTCTTATCCCAACGCCAATTGTTAAGCGTTTCATAACTGGTGATGAAGAAAGCGATCAACAGGCTGTTTTCTGCTCATTGGGTCTATCATACCAGTCTATTAAAAATGCTCAAATCCGTAATCATTTCAAAATGAGCTCTGAAATGACAGGAAttcttataaacaaaataaacttGTGGTCGGGTGCCTACGGAATTTTGAAAAAGAATGACATCATTCTTGCCATTGATGGTGTTCCAATAGCAAATGATGCGACAGGTCATTAtatcaaattcttttttttttgtgtatattCTGTTTAATGTTTGTTTACTTATCAAGTGAGTTTATGTTTGATGCAGTTCCCTTTTGGGAAAGTGAGCGAATaagttttaattatttgatttcaATGAAGAAACCAGGCGAGACTAGCATGATCAAAGTTTTGCGAAGGGGAAAAGAACATGAGTACAACATCAATCTAAAGCCCGTAAGACAAGTCTCTTTCTAAAACTAGTAATTGGTTCTTTGGTTTACATGTTGTTTTGAGGTACTTTCTTCACTGCAGGTGAAACCACATGTTAGAGTGCAACAGTATTATAAACGTCCAAGTTATTACATATTCggtggttttgtttttgttccaAATCACAATTTGAGCGAATCTGAAGAGCAGCATGTCATTATCTCTGAggtttgttttgaattttgagtTTGATAGAAAGAATGATAATGTTATATTATTTGCTAACTAGTATTAACACACATTATGTCGAGTTTTAACAAACATTATGTCTTTTATTCATAACTTAGATACTGGAAGATGACATCAACCAAGGATACGAAAGTTTCAAAGATTTGCAGGTTGCTAATTCTTGATACTCTCAAGGCATTGTGTAGTGTTTTTGATAAAAtctaacaatgttttttttttttgcaggtggAGAAAGTGAACAAAGTAAAGGTAAAGAATCTAAGGCATCTATTTGAGCTCATAGAAGAAAATGGCACTCAAAATTTGAGCATTGATTTAGAAGATGACAAGGTTTTAGTCCTCAATTATGAATCTGCTAAAAAGGCAGACTCTATTATCTTGAAACGTCATAACATAACATCTGCCATATCTAATGATCTAACTGGGTCCAGTAACTAG
The sequence above is drawn from the Brassica napus cultivar Da-Ae chromosome A8, Da-Ae, whole genome shotgun sequence genome and encodes:
- the LOC106418898 gene encoding putative protease Do-like 12, mitochondrial codes for the protein MLVRNLRALVPRGFLSSPHSYNVRSNPVTMAGRVVRNLFAILNVGNNDRSTVKKKQNGRMKTKETCPVGLLKNSVVKVFFASRDYSRTRPWETHTERCYGTGFAISGKRILTNAHVVEVLNEHTSVHVKKRGSTIKYKAKVQKIAHECDLAILEIDSQEFWKGMNPLELGGIPPLKKAVFVLGYSGNRIWITKGLVSSFETKKYLHSDTELLRIQIDATIKNGNSGGPVILENKVVGVAYEGSQIQSSLIPTPIVKRFITGDEESDQQAVFCSLGLSYQSIKNAQIRNHFKMSSEMTGILINKINLWSGAYGILKKNDIILAIDGVPIANDATVPFWESERISFNYLISMKKPGETSMIKVLRRGKEHEYNINLKPVKPHVRVQQYYKRPSYYIFGGFVFVPNHNLSESEEQHVIISEILEDDINQGYESFKDLQVEKVNKVKVKNLRHLFELIEENGTQNLSIDLEDDKVLVLNYESAKKADSIILKRHNITSAISNDLTGSSN